One region of Streptomyces subrutilus genomic DNA includes:
- a CDS encoding NACHT domain-containing protein codes for MGDVYGDPLAELALRLRTLRAQRGLQMGGLQQRTGLGRTTISQALNGQRVPSEATLMALAKAMGTGVEPLLVLREAAARVPQVYQGSPRRVTRRPGGPKVQPSFEERYLSYVTERHSQLTVVGLDLSRPERARWPLDAAYLSLELAERAEDWPAGSEESNRPSVVVKRAEHALADCRRVLLRGLAGSGKTTLLQWLAVATARDELPAELADWRGQIPFTLPLRTLVRRGPLPEPQDFLSAVGTPLAASQPEGWADAVLARGEALVLVDGIDEVPQEHRGATRDWLERLLAAYGDARFVVTTRPSAVPEGWLASSRFTELSVRPMSAADIGLFVGRWHTAARHSAAMDVERSQLHDLEAALQVTVRAQRDLAQLSSTPLMCALICALHRDRRGHLPHSRMELYEAALSMLLVRRDLERSIDVPEGIQLTEHQSVQLLQRLAYWLIRNRQTEMERTTATALIDGALPAMPTVAQQGTADHVLTHLVGRSGLLRKPTMDTIDFVHRTFQEYLGAKAAIEAHDFPLLVNNAHDDQWEDVIRMAVAHARPVESADLLCRLIERGDAENEHRPRLHLLAAASMHYATEVAPDTRHKVTARAEALMPPRTIQEANTLAALGPGILDLLPPTADGLPEDEIIAVFRTAAAMGGDQAYAYLQHFVPTVAPSVPRHELMLGWTNFEAADYARDILRLVRDDLHVTVGTRAQFDALPLLTPIELISFELALTPSEILEHLSPEHTTSLSLRGMEEPSLHSLSFVRSLVALRSLALGPSTPVDGLHHLAGLPLQELNLLHLPEGFSFQALNNLPQLRELLLYTVLPWRTLHTLPAPPTLTRLWLGGQIGASITGITQWAMLEDVVVNHVMDAVEWAELAELPQLTNLQVADAEFTSAPLMATVNRLGLSVSRSDIRLDLIPDRFPNLEQLRINAHADVAYDLALLQSLTNVEIRLYNADRISLTGLEGFAPERFTLFPRPRLIQT; via the coding sequence ATGGGGGACGTGTACGGGGATCCGCTGGCGGAACTCGCGCTACGGCTACGGACCCTCAGGGCGCAGCGGGGTCTGCAGATGGGTGGGCTGCAGCAGCGGACCGGGCTGGGGCGGACAACGATCAGCCAGGCGCTGAACGGCCAAAGGGTGCCCTCCGAGGCCACGCTGATGGCCCTGGCGAAGGCGATGGGCACGGGTGTGGAGCCATTGCTGGTCCTTCGCGAAGCCGCTGCCCGAGTACCGCAGGTGTACCAGGGCTCTCCAAGGAGAGTCACCCGCAGGCCGGGGGGGCCCAAAGTGCAGCCCTCGTTCGAGGAGCGGTACCTCAGCTACGTGACGGAACGGCATTCCCAGCTGACCGTCGTAGGGCTGGACCTGAGCCGGCCGGAACGTGCGCGCTGGCCGCTGGACGCGGCGTACTTGAGCTTGGAACTGGCGGAGCGGGCGGAAGATTGGCCTGCAGGCAGTGAGGAATCGAACCGGCCATCCGTCGTGGTGAAGCGTGCCGAACACGCGTTGGCCGACTGCCGACGCGTGCTTCTGCGAGGACTCGCCGGCAGCGGAAAGACAACGCTGCTGCAGTGGCTGGCTGTCGCTACGGCGCGCGATGAGCTGCCGGCAGAACTGGCCGACTGGAGGGGGCAGATTCCGTTCACCCTGCCGCTGCGGACGCTGGTGAGGCGTGGGCCCCTTCCAGAGCCGCAAGATTTCCTCTCTGCGGTCGGCACCCCCCTGGCCGCCTCACAACCTGAAGGCTGGGCCGATGCCGTACTCGCCAGGGGGGAAGCACTCGTCCTGGTCGACGGAATCGACGAGGTTCCTCAAGAGCACCGAGGCGCCACCCGGGATTGGCTCGAGCGGCTCTTGGCGGCCTACGGGGACGCACGCTTCGTGGTCACCACGCGTCCGTCCGCTGTACCCGAAGGCTGGCTGGCTTCGTCGCGCTTCACCGAACTGTCAGTACGGCCTATGAGTGCCGCTGACATTGGACTCTTCGTTGGCCGGTGGCATACTGCCGCCCGGCACAGTGCCGCAATGGACGTTGAACGGTCGCAGCTGCATGATCTCGAAGCAGCGCTCCAGGTGACAGTGCGTGCTCAGCGTGACCTGGCGCAGTTGTCCAGCACACCCCTGATGTGCGCGTTGATCTGCGCGCTGCACCGGGACCGCCGCGGGCACCTGCCCCACAGCCGCATGGAGTTGTACGAGGCAGCACTGTCGATGCTTCTAGTGCGCCGTGACCTTGAACGCAGTATCGATGTCCCGGAAGGCATTCAGCTCACCGAACACCAGAGCGTCCAGTTGCTGCAGCGCCTGGCCTACTGGCTCATCCGCAACCGCCAGACCGAGATGGAACGGACTACCGCGACAGCCCTGATCGACGGCGCTCTGCCAGCTATGCCGACTGTGGCCCAGCAGGGCACAGCCGACCATGTCCTGACGCATCTGGTCGGCCGCAGCGGGCTGCTGCGCAAGCCCACCATGGACACCATCGACTTCGTCCACCGCACCTTCCAGGAATATCTCGGGGCAAAAGCCGCCATCGAGGCCCACGACTTTCCGCTGCTGGTCAACAATGCCCATGACGACCAGTGGGAGGACGTCATACGCATGGCCGTCGCCCACGCCAGGCCTGTAGAAAGCGCAGATCTGCTATGCCGCCTCATTGAACGCGGTGATGCTGAGAACGAGCACCGGCCCAGGCTGCACCTCCTGGCGGCCGCCAGCATGCACTACGCCACCGAAGTCGCCCCTGACACGCGCCATAAGGTCACGGCGCGCGCCGAAGCCCTGATGCCGCCCCGCACTATCCAGGAAGCAAACACCCTGGCCGCGCTGGGTCCCGGCATTCTAGACCTACTGCCACCCACCGCCGACGGACTGCCCGAAGACGAGATTATTGCCGTGTTCCGCACTGCCGCAGCCATGGGCGGCGACCAAGCTTATGCGTACCTGCAACATTTCGTCCCGACTGTCGCCCCCTCGGTGCCGCGCCACGAACTGATGTTGGGTTGGACCAATTTTGAGGCAGCCGATTACGCCCGCGACATCCTCCGCCTTGTCCGGGATGACCTGCATGTCACCGTCGGGACTCGTGCGCAGTTTGACGCTCTCCCGCTGCTGACACCGATCGAACTCATCTCGTTCGAGCTGGCACTCACCCCGTCAGAGATCCTTGAGCATCTTTCCCCGGAACACACCACATCCCTATCCCTCCGGGGCATGGAGGAGCCCTCGCTGCACAGTCTGTCGTTCGTTCGGTCTCTGGTCGCGCTGCGCTCGTTGGCTCTTGGCCCCTCAACACCCGTCGACGGCCTACACCATCTCGCCGGATTGCCCCTGCAGGAGCTGAACCTGCTGCACCTGCCTGAGGGTTTCTCCTTCCAGGCGCTCAACAATCTCCCACAGCTGCGTGAACTGCTGCTCTATACCGTCCTGCCGTGGAGAACGCTGCATACCCTACCCGCCCCTCCAACTCTCACAAGGCTTTGGCTCGGCGGCCAGATAGGGGCCTCCATCACCGGCATCACCCAGTGGGCAATGCTCGAAGACGTTGTCGTCAACCATGTCATGGACGCAGTGGAATGGGCCGAGCTCGCGGAGCTGCCTCAGCTGACCAACCTTCAGGTCGCCGATGCCGAATTCACAAGCGCCCCCCTCATGGCCACCGTCAATCGTCTCGGGCTCTCTGTGTCTCGGTCCGACATCCGTCTCGACCTGATCCCGGACCGGTTTCCGAATCTTGAGCAGCTAAGGATCAACGCTCACGCAGACGTTGCCTACGATCTAGCCCTTCTCCAGTCCCTTACGAACGTGGAGATCCGCCTTTACAACGCCGATCGCATCTCGCTCACCGGTCTGGAGGGGTTCGCTCCGGAACGATTCACGCTCTTCCCCCGTCCACGGCTCATCCAGACGTGA
- a CDS encoding flavin-containing monooxygenase, translating into MPSTPQPDQSAPTIVIGAGPHGLAAAALLRRSGVPTVILERSQRVGASWAQRYEHLRLHTTPGTSKLPGLPVPRQAGPWVSRDDYVRYLESYVAHHRLDVRVTTPVQRIERAEPGTGARWLVHTPDGPVPAGAVVVATGRCHTPNLPQWPGRSTFTGTLLHSAHYRSPDPYRGQHVLVVGAGNSGTEIASILAGAGAERVHIAVRTPPNILPRSSARWHAVGRLTDALPLAWRDRTSLLTQQLTVPDLTSRGLPRPRTGLYTRNAREGVNPVLDHGFVDAVRTGRVEPVEAVQAFDGPDVLLADGTRLRPHTVIAATGYRSNLHELVGSLGVLDEAGQPLALGARTHPEAAGLYFAGYTNPLTGVLRQAGIEARAITHAIRRETARAPLPARADTRCSPQQVRTRV; encoded by the coding sequence ATGCCCTCGACACCACAGCCAGACCAAAGCGCTCCCACGATCGTGATTGGAGCGGGCCCCCACGGCCTGGCGGCCGCCGCGCTGCTGCGCCGCTCCGGCGTGCCGACCGTTATCCTGGAACGGTCGCAACGGGTAGGAGCGAGCTGGGCGCAGCGCTATGAGCACCTGAGGCTGCACACCACCCCCGGCACCTCGAAACTCCCCGGCCTGCCGGTGCCGCGCCAGGCCGGCCCGTGGGTGAGCCGGGACGACTATGTGCGATACCTGGAAAGCTACGTCGCCCATCACCGACTCGATGTCCGGGTGACTACCCCGGTGCAGCGCATCGAACGGGCCGAGCCCGGTACGGGAGCGCGGTGGCTGGTCCACACCCCCGACGGCCCAGTGCCCGCTGGTGCCGTCGTGGTGGCCACCGGCCGCTGCCATACTCCGAACCTCCCCCAGTGGCCCGGGCGTTCGACTTTCACCGGCACGCTGCTGCACTCGGCCCACTACCGCTCTCCGGACCCCTACCGCGGGCAGCACGTCCTGGTGGTCGGCGCCGGAAACAGCGGTACCGAGATCGCCAGCATCCTGGCCGGGGCCGGAGCCGAACGGGTACACATCGCCGTCCGTACCCCACCCAACATCCTGCCCCGCTCCAGCGCCCGGTGGCATGCAGTCGGCCGGCTGACCGATGCCCTCCCGCTCGCGTGGCGCGACCGAACCTCCCTGCTCACGCAGCAACTCACGGTGCCCGATCTGACGTCACGGGGACTGCCGCGGCCCCGCACGGGCCTGTACACCCGCAACGCCCGTGAAGGGGTCAACCCTGTGCTCGACCACGGCTTCGTGGACGCCGTCCGCACCGGGCGAGTCGAGCCGGTCGAGGCCGTCCAGGCGTTCGACGGCCCCGACGTGCTCCTGGCCGACGGCACCCGACTGCGACCGCACACCGTCATCGCCGCCACCGGATACCGGTCCAACCTGCACGAGCTGGTGGGATCCCTGGGCGTACTCGACGAGGCTGGGCAACCCCTCGCCCTGGGAGCACGGACCCATCCCGAAGCCGCAGGCCTGTACTTCGCCGGATACACCAACCCCCTCACAGGTGTCCTGCGCCAGGCCGGCATCGAGGCGCGCGCCATCACCCACGCAATCCGACGCGAGACGGCGCGTGCACCCCTTCCCGCCCGGGCTGACACGAGGTGCTCACCGCAGCAAGTCAGGACCCGTGTGTAG
- a CDS encoding AAA family ATPase: MHFTTVRPRPSLRPGIAWLDDDNWDDYGFKTLFDLHCHNGSHTVHVGSLKVGFFSMERGRTSLPQHFEALDPVFFSLGADESYYATLRDEFDDETREAILAGLRDVAYEPELFERTLNEPVMEHSLLRGTDAETVRTQYRRIANGGPTLSRFHVRYQQETSSESAPQLVLDLTADPDKNPPTNIHAVIGSNGVGKTRLLHNIAQTTLTPRTMRRQSSLEDRLDHRVHPFANVVYVSFSAFDSHGPHQVSRRDPVAYQYVGLKKDDGAEAKDYSILGSEFAACVERCVEDQPAKTRRWANVLAQLEETDPLFHDLQITKLAQVHDRPDSQRVFAGLSSGHKIVLLTLAKLVQHTTERTLVLIDEPEGHLHPPLLSTLVRTLSELLRDRNGLAIIATHSPVVLQETPRQAVWALRRVGDDLRVDHPEIETFGENVGVITREIFGLEVRGTGFNRLIQSLAEKDMSFEGIIDEFGGQLGAEGRALARSATRRREGGR; this comes from the coding sequence GTGCACTTCACCACGGTTCGACCACGACCGTCTCTGCGCCCCGGCATAGCGTGGCTTGACGATGACAACTGGGACGATTACGGGTTCAAGACGCTCTTCGACTTGCACTGCCACAACGGCAGTCACACCGTACATGTCGGCAGCCTGAAGGTCGGCTTCTTCAGCATGGAGCGCGGTCGAACAAGCCTTCCCCAGCACTTCGAAGCCCTCGATCCGGTGTTCTTCTCCCTCGGCGCTGACGAGAGCTACTACGCCACGCTTCGCGACGAGTTCGATGACGAGACGCGCGAGGCGATCCTCGCCGGCCTCCGTGACGTTGCCTATGAACCCGAGCTCTTCGAGCGCACCCTCAACGAACCGGTCATGGAGCACTCGCTGCTGCGCGGGACCGACGCCGAGACGGTCCGCACGCAGTACCGCAGGATCGCCAACGGCGGACCCACGCTCTCGCGATTCCACGTCCGCTACCAGCAAGAAACGTCGTCCGAGAGCGCCCCGCAACTCGTCCTCGACCTGACGGCCGACCCGGACAAGAATCCACCGACCAACATCCATGCGGTGATCGGCAGCAACGGCGTGGGTAAGACGCGCCTGCTGCACAACATCGCCCAGACAACACTGACTCCCCGCACCATGCGGCGCCAGAGCTCACTGGAGGACAGACTCGACCACCGAGTGCACCCCTTTGCCAATGTCGTGTACGTATCGTTCAGCGCCTTCGACTCGCACGGCCCGCACCAGGTCAGCAGGCGTGACCCAGTCGCGTACCAGTACGTCGGCCTCAAAAAGGACGACGGTGCGGAAGCTAAGGACTACTCGATATTGGGGTCGGAGTTCGCAGCGTGCGTAGAGAGGTGCGTGGAGGATCAACCCGCCAAGACGCGCCGCTGGGCCAACGTCCTGGCCCAGCTCGAAGAGACAGATCCCCTCTTCCATGACCTGCAGATCACGAAACTAGCGCAGGTCCACGACCGGCCCGATTCTCAGCGCGTCTTCGCAGGGCTGAGCTCAGGACACAAGATCGTCCTGCTGACACTGGCCAAGTTGGTCCAGCACACCACCGAACGCACCCTGGTTCTGATCGACGAACCGGAAGGCCACCTCCACCCGCCCCTACTGTCGACGCTCGTACGAACGCTGTCAGAGCTGCTGAGGGACCGAAACGGCCTCGCCATCATTGCCACACATTCGCCTGTGGTGCTCCAGGAGACCCCGCGTCAAGCGGTCTGGGCACTGCGCAGGGTCGGCGATGATCTGCGCGTCGACCACCCCGAAATCGAGACCTTCGGCGAGAACGTCGGGGTAATCACCCGAGAGATCTTCGGACTGGAGGTGCGCGGCACAGGGTTCAATCGGCTGATCCAGTCGCTCGCCGAGAAAGACATGTCGTTTGAAGGCATCATCGATGAGTTCGGTGGCCAGCTTGGTGCCGAGGGGCGAGCACTGGCCCGCTCCGCGACTCGCCGCCGCGAGGGCGGGCGCTGA
- a CDS encoding IS5 family transposase: MSLLYVSEPVQFNSAAPSCDCLAHVYGNAADHPDRVRRYPSDMTDAEWAAVRPLLPVPAWLNGRGGRPEGYCHRQLLDAIRYLVAGGISWRAMPADFPGWGRVYAFFRRWREHGLITEFHDRLRGKVREREGRDVEPTAGIIDAQSVRAAATVPAASHGYDGGKKVPGRKRHIVTDTLGLLLVVAVTAANIGDRDAAVGLLSRLRRLHRDITLVWADGGYTGSLVDWCRQKLALTLEIVKRTDDVTGFVVLPRRWVAERTFAWLMHSRRLARDYETLPASSEAVIRWSMITRMSRRLARPRAAGRH, from the coding sequence GTGTCCTTGTTGTACGTGTCCGAGCCCGTCCAGTTCAACTCGGCCGCACCATCGTGTGATTGCCTCGCGCACGTGTACGGCAACGCGGCCGACCATCCCGACCGGGTGCGCCGGTATCCGTCGGACATGACGGACGCGGAGTGGGCGGCCGTGCGACCGTTGCTGCCGGTGCCGGCCTGGCTGAACGGGAGGGGCGGACGCCCCGAGGGCTACTGCCACCGCCAGCTGCTCGACGCGATCCGATACCTGGTCGCGGGCGGGATCTCCTGGCGGGCGATGCCCGCGGACTTCCCCGGCTGGGGCCGGGTCTACGCCTTCTTCCGCCGCTGGCGCGAGCACGGGCTGATCACCGAGTTCCACGACCGACTGCGCGGGAAGGTCCGTGAACGCGAAGGCCGCGACGTCGAGCCCACGGCGGGAATCATCGACGCGCAGTCGGTGCGGGCCGCCGCGACGGTGCCGGCCGCCTCACACGGCTACGACGGCGGGAAGAAAGTGCCGGGCCGTAAACGGCACATCGTGACCGACACGCTCGGTCTGCTCCTGGTCGTCGCGGTCACCGCCGCGAACATCGGCGACCGGGACGCCGCCGTGGGCCTGCTTTCGCGGCTGCGCCGTCTGCACCGCGACATCACCCTCGTCTGGGCCGACGGCGGCTACACCGGCTCCCTCGTCGACTGGTGCCGTCAGAAACTCGCCCTGACCCTGGAGATCGTCAAGCGCACCGACGACGTGACAGGGTTCGTGGTGCTCCCCAGGCGCTGGGTGGCAGAGCGCACGTTCGCATGGCTGATGCATTCGCGCCGCCTGGCCCGGGACTACGAGACGTTGCCGGCCAGCAGCGAGGCGGTGATCCGGTGGTCGATGATCACACGGATGAGCCGGCGTCTGGCACGGCCACGGGCCGCCGGCCGGCACTGA
- a CDS encoding IS110 family transposase, with the protein MDMFCGIDWAEGHHDVAIIDNTGKQLAKCRIDDDLDGYQLLLDLLAEHGDSAETPIPIAIETSRGLLVATLRTGTRQVFAVNPMAASRYRDRHGVSRKKSDPGDALVLANIIRTDMHMHRSLPADSDLAQAIGVLARAHQDAIWNRQQLANQLRSLLREYYPAAIEAWRDKAGALTRPDARKVLGAAPTPTLAAQLPTWKLRLMLTNAGRKRGITEDAERLHTLFRQPAARLAPAVEGAMGIQAKALLTQLNAVCKAVDELAKAVERTFRTHPDAPIMLSFPGVGPGVGARLLAEIGDDRTRFATAGGLKAYAGSAPITRASGKRKYVGRRFVKNNRLNHAGYLWAFATLSHSPGANAHYRRRREAGDWHAQALRHLFNRMLGQLHHCLQNRVPFDATIAFPQSAGPSEAVVT; encoded by the coding sequence ATGGACATGTTCTGCGGGATCGACTGGGCGGAGGGACACCACGACGTCGCGATCATCGACAACACCGGCAAGCAACTGGCCAAGTGCCGAATCGATGACGACCTGGACGGCTACCAGCTCCTGCTCGACCTGCTGGCCGAGCACGGTGACAGCGCCGAGACGCCGATCCCGATTGCGATCGAGACGAGCCGGGGCCTGCTGGTCGCCACTCTGCGGACCGGCACCCGGCAGGTGTTCGCGGTCAACCCGATGGCCGCCTCCCGCTACCGCGACCGGCACGGCGTGAGCCGCAAGAAGTCCGACCCCGGCGACGCGCTGGTCTTGGCGAACATCATCCGAACCGACATGCACATGCACCGGTCGCTGCCCGCGGACAGCGACCTGGCCCAGGCCATCGGCGTCCTCGCCCGCGCCCACCAGGACGCGATCTGGAACCGGCAGCAGCTCGCCAACCAGCTCCGCTCGCTGCTGCGCGAGTACTACCCCGCGGCGATCGAAGCATGGCGGGACAAGGCCGGCGCACTGACCCGGCCGGATGCCAGGAAGGTCCTCGGGGCGGCCCCCACGCCAACGCTCGCTGCCCAGCTGCCCACCTGGAAGCTCCGGCTGATGCTGACCAACGCGGGCCGCAAGCGCGGCATCACAGAAGACGCTGAACGTCTTCACACGTTGTTCCGTCAGCCAGCTGCCCGCCTGGCGCCGGCAGTCGAAGGGGCCATGGGCATCCAGGCCAAGGCCCTGCTCACGCAGCTCAATGCCGTATGCAAGGCGGTCGACGAGCTCGCGAAGGCCGTCGAGCGGACCTTCCGAACCCACCCCGACGCGCCGATCATGCTCAGCTTTCCCGGCGTCGGGCCCGGAGTCGGCGCTCGCCTCCTGGCCGAGATCGGTGACGACCGCACCCGCTTCGCCACCGCCGGTGGCCTCAAGGCATACGCGGGCTCGGCCCCCATCACCCGGGCTTCCGGCAAACGCAAGTACGTCGGCCGCCGGTTCGTGAAGAACAACCGGCTCAACCACGCGGGCTACCTGTGGGCTTTCGCCACTCTCAGCCACTCGCCGGGCGCCAACGCCCATTACCGGCGCCGACGTGAGGCCGGAGACTGGCATGCCCAAGCCCTACGGCACCTGTTCAACCGCATGCTCGGCCAGCTCCACCACTGCCTCCAGAACCGGGTGCCCTTCGACGCGACCATCGCCTTCCCACAGTCCGCTGGCCCCTCTGAGGCTGTCGTGACGTGA
- a CDS encoding HNH endonuclease signature motif containing protein: protein MLTLLNSYELPVLIAAGVYEKACRRLTLHQLDPAKFSPDPSKDGHKDALIAMYDQRMQIGRPGRPVYEEARNRKGKCPICGVGRVRQVDHHLPKSIYPYLAAVPINLLPICGDCNREKLDKAPTCYAEQALHPYFDDIDSDRWLRARLLTINGDGKPYEAKPSERPKGWRIEFFVDPPSSWDANHAERVEHHFSETYKLSDIYENQAADDIPGLELSFEEVFEAGGASDVSAYLEGLARTRAHANKNSWMVALYEALADHVWFCSGGFRQVAAG from the coding sequence ATGTTGACCCTGCTCAACAGTTATGAGCTACCGGTCTTGATAGCCGCCGGTGTGTATGAGAAAGCCTGCCGCCGCTTGACCTTGCATCAACTAGATCCTGCAAAGTTTTCTCCCGACCCGTCAAAGGATGGCCATAAAGATGCTCTGATCGCCATGTATGACCAGCGGATGCAGATAGGTAGACCCGGCCGCCCTGTGTACGAAGAGGCCCGCAACCGCAAGGGTAAGTGTCCTATCTGCGGTGTGGGACGCGTGCGCCAGGTTGATCACCACCTGCCCAAGTCGATCTACCCGTACCTTGCAGCCGTGCCGATCAACCTGCTGCCCATCTGCGGCGACTGCAACCGCGAAAAGCTAGATAAGGCGCCCACCTGCTACGCCGAACAGGCTCTCCACCCATACTTCGATGACATCGACTCCGACAGATGGTTGAGAGCTAGACTTCTCACCATCAACGGTGATGGGAAACCGTACGAGGCAAAGCCCTCAGAGAGACCGAAGGGCTGGAGGATCGAGTTCTTCGTCGACCCACCTTCATCGTGGGATGCAAACCACGCCGAGCGAGTTGAGCACCATTTTTCCGAGACCTACAAGCTTAGCGATATTTACGAAAACCAGGCCGCTGATGACATACCAGGCCTAGAGCTTTCATTTGAAGAGGTCTTCGAAGCGGGGGGAGCTTCGGATGTTAGCGCCTATCTGGAAGGGCTCGCGCGTACGCGTGCGCATGCAAACAAGAATTCCTGGATGGTAGCGCTTTATGAAGCACTCGCGGACCACGTCTGGTTCTGCAGCGGCGGATTTCGCCAGGTAGCGGCTGGCTAA
- a CDS encoding IS110 family transposase, whose translation MNRIWAGIDAGKGHHHCFVIDGEGTKLLSRRVANDEPDLLLLITDVLALGDEVIWAIDLADGGAALVIALLLNHDQEVLYIPGRTVNRATAGYRGEGKTDARDAHVIADQARMRRDLQPIRPGDEAIIELRLFTGRRADLVCDRTRAVNRLRGLLTGIFPAFERALDLGNHGPLVLLTGYQTPAAIRRLGASRLEQWLRNRKVRWCGALARTAMEAAERQHTSVAGEKTVAVIVATLAREVIVLNEKISEIDRQIEASFRAHKQAAIVASMPGIGNLLGAEILAAIGGDMDLFGSPDRLATYAGLAPAPRDSGKVSGNRHRPKRYHRRLQRALFLAAMSSITCCSESRRYYDRKRAEGKRHSQAVLALARRRVNVLWALLRDQRRYELTPPSAIAG comes from the coding sequence ATGAATCGCATCTGGGCCGGCATCGATGCCGGCAAGGGCCACCACCACTGCTTCGTCATCGACGGGGAGGGCACCAAGCTGTTATCGAGGCGGGTGGCCAATGACGAGCCTGACCTCTTGCTGCTGATCACCGACGTTCTCGCCCTGGGCGACGAGGTGATCTGGGCCATCGACCTTGCCGACGGCGGGGCCGCTCTCGTCATCGCTCTCCTGCTCAACCACGACCAGGAGGTGCTCTACATCCCCGGCCGGACCGTGAACCGGGCCACGGCCGGCTACCGCGGCGAAGGCAAGACCGATGCCCGTGACGCACACGTCATCGCCGACCAAGCCCGCATGCGCCGCGATCTGCAGCCGATCAGGCCAGGCGACGAAGCCATCATCGAGCTCCGGCTGTTCACCGGCCGCCGTGCCGATCTGGTCTGCGACCGCACCCGAGCCGTCAACCGCCTTCGTGGCCTCCTGACCGGCATCTTTCCCGCTTTCGAGCGCGCCCTCGACCTGGGCAACCACGGCCCCTTGGTCCTCCTCACCGGCTACCAGACACCAGCGGCCATCCGTCGGCTCGGCGCCAGCCGGCTCGAACAGTGGCTCCGGAACCGGAAAGTCCGCTGGTGCGGAGCCCTGGCCCGCACAGCCATGGAGGCCGCCGAGCGACAGCACACCAGCGTCGCCGGAGAGAAGACGGTCGCAGTGATAGTCGCCACGCTCGCCCGTGAAGTGATCGTGCTCAACGAGAAGATCAGCGAGATCGACCGGCAGATCGAGGCTTCCTTCCGCGCTCACAAACAGGCTGCCATCGTTGCCAGCATGCCCGGGATCGGCAACCTGCTCGGAGCCGAGATCCTGGCCGCCATCGGTGGCGACATGGATCTCTTCGGCAGCCCTGATCGCCTGGCGACCTACGCTGGCCTGGCACCGGCTCCCCGGGACTCAGGCAAGGTCAGCGGCAATCGTCACCGCCCGAAGCGATACCACCGACGTCTGCAACGGGCCCTGTTCCTTGCCGCCATGAGCAGCATCACCTGCTGCTCGGAATCACGCCGGTACTACGACCGCAAACGAGCCGAGGGCAAGAGGCACTCCCAAGCAGTCCTGGCGCTGGCCAGGCGACGAGTCAACGTACTGTGGGCACTTCTCCGAGACCAGCGGCGCTACGAACTCACGCCACCATCGGCAATCGCCGGATAG
- a CDS encoding ABC transporter ATP-binding protein, with the protein MQAATTLHQSRLQIGGVCKDYGRRQVLRDVDLDVPAGTLLGVVGENGAGKSTLLQIAVGQLAPDRGTVTRTGAVGYCPQRAVLNEAFTVGQHLRLFQMAYRLPTLERAGELMDLLALTGCWRQPVGELSGGTRQKLNLLIALMHDPQLLVLDEPYQGFDWDTHQRFWTLAAELRDQGRAIIVVSHLLHDLHHFDAIAHLRQGRLHFEETHP; encoded by the coding sequence GTGCAGGCAGCAACGACGCTCCACCAGTCCCGGCTGCAGATCGGCGGAGTCTGCAAGGACTACGGCAGGAGGCAGGTCCTGCGCGACGTCGACCTCGATGTGCCGGCCGGAACTCTGCTGGGAGTCGTCGGCGAGAACGGGGCCGGCAAGAGCACTCTGCTGCAGATCGCCGTCGGACAACTCGCACCCGACCGCGGAACGGTTACACGGACCGGGGCCGTGGGGTACTGCCCGCAACGAGCGGTGCTGAACGAGGCGTTCACCGTCGGACAGCATCTGCGGTTGTTCCAGATGGCCTACCGGCTGCCGACACTGGAGCGCGCAGGCGAGCTGATGGACCTGCTCGCTCTGACCGGCTGCTGGCGGCAGCCGGTCGGCGAGCTCAGTGGCGGAACCCGACAGAAGCTGAACTTGCTGATCGCTCTCATGCACGACCCGCAGCTGCTGGTCCTGGACGAGCCCTACCAGGGCTTCGACTGGGACACCCACCAGCGGTTCTGGACCCTGGCCGCCGAACTGCGCGATCAAGGCCGGGCGATCATCGTGGTGTCGCACCTACTGCACGACCTCCACCACTTCGACGCGATCGCTCATCTGCGCCAGGGGCGTCTGCACTTCGAGGAGACCCACCCTTGA